A genomic segment from Nitrospira sp. encodes:
- a CDS encoding DNA gyrase subunit A, translated as MPPDERLGQIAIEDEMRSSYLDYAMSVIVGRALPDVRDGLKPVHRRILHGMNEMGLAANRPYRKSAKIVGEIMGNYHPHGDSAIYDTLVRMAQNFNMRYMLVDGQGNYGSMDGDAAAAMRYTEARLTRLAEELLADIDKETVDFGPNYDESRVEPLVLPSKVPNLLINGAGGIAVGYATNIPTHNLGEVIEGLLLLLDNSEATIAQLMKKIPGPDFPTAGFIYGTSGIKEAYETGRGLLTIRAKVAIETDERNDRERLIVTEIPYQVNKAKLIEKIADLAQEDRVTGISDIRDESDREGVRVVIELKRNEIPLVVLNNLYKHSQLQTTFGVNMLALVNNRPEVLSLKRILEAFVEHRREVVVRRTAYELRKAEERAHILEGLKIALDNLDAVIALIRRSQSPDVARTGLMQQFQLSELQANAILDMRLQRLTQLERNKLVEEYREVLKTIEYLRSVLGSEALVRKIIRDELMEIKDKYQDERRTQIVKEEAELTIEDLIAEEEVVVTISHAGYIKRNAVTLYRAQRRGGKGKIAMGIKEEDFVETLFTASTHDSLLFFTDAGKVYWLKVHEIPEASRAAKGKALVNLLALSKDEKVTATLPVKDFPADRYVVMATKLGVIKKTELSAYGNPRQGGIIALSLDQGDKLIGVEVTDGQREILLGTKRGITIRFKEDDVRAMGRTAHGVRGITLEPGDEVIGMETITPDSTTAILTVTEGGYGKRTPVNEYRVQGRGGKGIISVKTTERNGLAVGFLQVRDDDEIMLMAAQGKVLRCKVDDIREIGRNTQGVRLLDLDGEEDRVVAVARLVEREEGMPDEGE; from the coding sequence ATGCCGCCGGATGAACGTTTAGGACAGATTGCGATCGAAGACGAGATGCGCTCGTCCTATCTCGACTACGCGATGAGCGTGATCGTGGGCCGCGCACTGCCTGATGTACGGGACGGGCTCAAGCCGGTCCACCGGCGTATTCTGCACGGCATGAACGAAATGGGGCTCGCCGCGAACCGACCTTACCGGAAGTCGGCCAAGATCGTGGGCGAAATCATGGGCAATTACCATCCCCATGGGGATTCCGCGATCTACGACACGCTCGTGCGCATGGCGCAAAATTTCAACATGCGCTACATGCTGGTCGACGGTCAGGGGAACTATGGTTCGATGGACGGCGACGCCGCGGCGGCCATGCGGTATACCGAAGCCCGGTTGACCAGGTTGGCCGAAGAATTGCTGGCGGACATCGACAAGGAAACCGTCGATTTCGGACCGAACTACGATGAATCCCGCGTCGAGCCGCTCGTCCTGCCCTCCAAGGTGCCGAACCTCCTCATCAACGGGGCCGGCGGCATCGCCGTCGGGTATGCGACCAACATTCCCACGCATAACCTGGGCGAAGTCATCGAGGGGCTGCTTCTCTTGCTGGACAATTCCGAGGCGACCATCGCGCAGCTGATGAAGAAGATTCCCGGCCCCGACTTCCCGACCGCCGGGTTCATCTACGGCACGTCCGGGATCAAGGAAGCCTATGAGACGGGACGTGGCCTGTTGACGATCCGCGCCAAGGTCGCGATCGAGACGGACGAACGGAACGACCGGGAGCGATTGATCGTCACCGAGATTCCCTACCAGGTGAACAAGGCCAAGTTGATCGAAAAAATCGCCGACCTGGCGCAGGAAGACCGGGTCACCGGCATTTCCGACATCCGCGACGAATCGGATCGCGAGGGCGTCCGGGTCGTGATCGAACTGAAGCGGAACGAGATTCCTCTCGTGGTGTTGAACAACCTGTACAAACACAGTCAGTTACAGACCACGTTCGGCGTCAACATGCTGGCGCTCGTCAACAACCGGCCGGAGGTGCTGAGCCTCAAGCGGATCCTTGAGGCCTTCGTCGAGCATCGACGCGAAGTCGTCGTGCGCCGCACGGCCTACGAGTTGCGCAAGGCGGAAGAACGCGCCCACATCCTGGAAGGCCTCAAGATCGCGTTGGACAATCTGGATGCCGTGATCGCCCTGATCCGGCGTTCCCAGTCGCCGGACGTGGCCCGTACCGGCTTGATGCAACAGTTCCAATTGTCGGAGCTGCAGGCCAACGCCATCCTCGACATGCGGCTGCAGCGTCTCACCCAGTTGGAGCGTAACAAGCTGGTGGAAGAGTACCGCGAGGTACTGAAGACCATCGAATATCTGCGGTCGGTCCTCGGCAGCGAGGCGCTCGTACGCAAGATCATCCGTGATGAGCTCATGGAGATCAAAGACAAGTATCAGGACGAGCGGCGCACGCAGATCGTCAAGGAAGAAGCCGAGCTGACGATCGAAGACCTGATCGCCGAAGAAGAAGTGGTAGTCACGATCTCGCATGCCGGCTACATCAAGCGGAACGCGGTCACGCTCTACCGGGCGCAGCGTCGCGGCGGCAAGGGCAAGATCGCGATGGGCATCAAGGAGGAGGATTTCGTCGAGACCCTCTTCACGGCTTCCACGCACGATTCGTTGCTGTTCTTTACCGACGCCGGCAAGGTCTATTGGCTGAAGGTGCACGAAATTCCTGAAGCGAGCCGCGCGGCAAAGGGCAAGGCGCTGGTGAACCTCCTGGCCCTTTCGAAGGACGAGAAGGTCACAGCCACGTTGCCTGTGAAGGACTTCCCGGCGGACCGGTACGTGGTCATGGCGACGAAACTCGGCGTCATCAAGAAAACCGAATTGTCGGCCTACGGCAACCCGCGCCAAGGCGGCATCATCGCCCTCTCGCTTGATCAAGGCGACAAGCTCATCGGCGTCGAGGTGACCGACGGGCAACGGGAGATTCTGCTGGGCACGAAGCGCGGCATCACGATCCGGTTCAAGGAAGATGACGTGCGGGCGATGGGCCGTACCGCGCACGGTGTGCGCGGGATCACGTTGGAGCCGGGCGACGAGGTCATCGGCATGGAGACCATCACGCCGGATTCGACCACAGCGATCCTGACCGTGACCGAGGGCGGCTATGGAAAACGGACGCCGGTGAATGAATACCGCGTGCAGGGCCGAGGCGGGAAGGGCATTATCAGCGTCAAGACCACGGAGCGGAACGGTCTTGCCGTCGGCTTCTTGCAGGTCCGTGACGACGATGAGATCATGCTGATGGCGGCCCAGGGCAAGGTGCTGCGTTGCAAGGTCGACGACATCCGGGAAATCGGCCGTAATACGCAAGGCGTACGCCTGCTTGATTTGGATGGAGAGGAGGACCGCGTCGTCGCCGTGGCGCGGCTGGTCGAACGTGAAGAAGGGATGCCGGACGAAGGCGAGTAA
- a CDS encoding DNA gyrase subunit B: protein MAKDDQQDDSATSKSDSYSADHIKVLEGLDAVRKRPAMYIGSTGPDGLHHLVYEVVDNSVDEHMAGFGEAIEVTIHIDGSVTVVDNGRGIPTGMHSTQKKSAAEVALTVLHAGGKFEQGAYTVSGGLHGVGISVVNALSEWLELEIWQDGQVFEQRYERGKPTASLAVTGKTKRRGTKVRFKPDGQVFETLEFSFDILAQRLRELAFLNKGLAITLKDDRKEKEQVFHYKGGIVSFVDHLNEAKTPLHKPIYVKVEKADLILEVALQYNDGYAENLFSFANNINTKEGGTHLVGFKAALTRTINNYANANDLLKKETESLSGDDVREGLTGVVSVKVRNPQFEGQTKAKLGNSEVKGIVEAAVNEALGTYFEENPPVARKIIGKAIDAARAREAARKAKELIRRKSALDGGSLPGKLADCSEKDPALSELFIVEGDSAGGSAKQGRDRKFQAILPLKGKILNVEKARFDKMLTSDEIRTLIMALGTGIGRKKEDSDKPDKEAFDIARTRYHKIVLMTDADVDGSHIRTLLLTFFFRQMPELLERGYIYIAQPPLFKVKKGKTERYLKDEAAMNEYLADLAVEEVEVHLPRNESLAPANNPPDFVSGRRLLPILKKLIAFESLLHKVNKKHHEANMLRVFVDEPSLTREALKDQAALRTIVADVKAALVLLYPKAEPTIDILEDEEHQSSKLLCRLATGGMAHQLEITHELVGSADFRELQKQAPSAIGLGKPPYRIKVKGTEVLKNGAAELVQAILEEGKQGLNIQRYKGLGEMNPSQLWETTMDPEKRTLLRVNLEDVTGVDEIFTILMGDEVEPRRHFIQQHALEVRNLDV, encoded by the coding sequence ATGGCCAAGGACGATCAGCAAGACGATTCTGCCACGTCGAAATCCGACAGTTACAGCGCGGATCACATCAAAGTTCTCGAGGGACTCGATGCCGTCCGGAAACGGCCGGCAATGTACATCGGCAGCACCGGGCCGGACGGGCTGCACCATCTCGTCTACGAAGTCGTCGACAACAGCGTCGACGAGCACATGGCCGGCTTCGGCGAAGCGATCGAGGTCACGATCCACATCGACGGCAGCGTCACGGTCGTGGACAACGGGCGCGGCATTCCGACCGGCATGCATTCCACGCAGAAAAAGTCCGCCGCCGAAGTCGCCCTTACCGTCCTGCACGCGGGCGGCAAGTTCGAGCAGGGCGCGTACACCGTCTCCGGCGGCCTGCATGGGGTCGGCATCTCAGTGGTCAACGCTCTCTCCGAGTGGCTGGAGCTGGAGATCTGGCAGGACGGCCAGGTCTTCGAGCAACGGTATGAACGCGGGAAGCCGACGGCATCGCTGGCCGTCACCGGCAAGACCAAACGCCGCGGCACGAAGGTACGGTTCAAGCCGGACGGCCAGGTCTTCGAGACCTTGGAGTTCAGCTTCGACATCCTGGCACAGCGGCTCCGCGAGCTGGCCTTCCTGAACAAGGGGCTGGCGATTACTCTCAAGGACGACCGCAAGGAAAAGGAACAGGTCTTCCACTACAAGGGCGGCATCGTCTCCTTCGTCGATCACCTGAACGAGGCCAAGACCCCGCTGCACAAGCCGATCTACGTCAAGGTCGAGAAGGCGGACCTCATCCTGGAGGTGGCGCTGCAATACAACGACGGCTACGCCGAAAACCTCTTTTCGTTCGCGAACAACATCAACACGAAAGAGGGCGGTACCCATTTGGTCGGTTTCAAGGCCGCGCTGACCCGCACGATCAACAATTACGCCAACGCCAACGATCTGCTCAAGAAAGAAACCGAATCGCTCAGCGGCGACGACGTGCGCGAGGGGCTGACCGGCGTCGTCAGCGTGAAGGTGCGGAACCCGCAGTTCGAGGGACAGACCAAGGCCAAGCTCGGGAACAGCGAGGTGAAGGGCATCGTGGAGGCCGCGGTGAACGAAGCCCTCGGGACCTACTTCGAAGAAAATCCGCCGGTCGCCCGCAAGATCATCGGCAAGGCCATCGATGCGGCGCGGGCCCGCGAGGCGGCGCGCAAAGCCAAAGAACTCATCCGCCGCAAGAGCGCATTGGACGGCGGCTCTCTGCCGGGTAAGTTGGCCGACTGTTCGGAGAAGGATCCGGCCCTCAGCGAGTTGTTCATCGTCGAGGGTGACTCGGCCGGCGGCTCCGCCAAACAGGGCCGCGATCGGAAATTCCAGGCGATCCTGCCGTTGAAGGGAAAAATTCTCAACGTTGAAAAGGCCCGCTTCGACAAGATGCTGACGAGCGACGAAATCCGGACGCTCATCATGGCGCTCGGGACCGGGATCGGCCGAAAGAAGGAAGACTCCGACAAGCCGGACAAGGAAGCCTTCGACATCGCCAGGACGAGGTACCACAAGATCGTGCTCATGACCGACGCCGACGTGGACGGCAGCCACATCCGCACGCTCCTGCTGACCTTTTTCTTCCGCCAGATGCCGGAGCTGTTGGAGCGGGGCTACATCTACATCGCCCAGCCTCCTCTCTTCAAAGTCAAGAAGGGAAAGACCGAGCGCTACCTCAAGGATGAGGCGGCGATGAACGAATACCTCGCGGATCTGGCGGTCGAGGAAGTGGAAGTCCATCTTCCGAGAAACGAGAGCTTGGCTCCTGCGAACAACCCGCCTGATTTTGTCTCGGGCCGTCGCCTGCTCCCGATCCTCAAGAAGTTGATCGCGTTCGAGAGCCTCCTGCACAAGGTCAATAAGAAGCACCATGAAGCCAACATGCTGCGGGTCTTCGTGGATGAACCGAGCCTGACCCGCGAGGCCTTGAAAGATCAAGCGGCGCTCAGGACGATCGTCGCCGACGTGAAGGCCGCGCTGGTCCTGCTCTATCCGAAGGCGGAGCCGACCATCGACATCCTGGAAGACGAGGAACACCAGTCGAGCAAACTGCTGTGCAGGCTCGCGACGGGCGGGATGGCCCATCAATTGGAGATCACGCACGAACTGGTGGGGTCAGCCGACTTCCGTGAGTTGCAGAAGCAGGCCCCTTCGGCCATCGGTCTGGGCAAACCGCCGTACCGAATCAAGGTCAAGGGCACCGAGGTCCTCAAGAACGGCGCGGCGGAACTCGTCCAGGCGATTCTGGAAGAAGGCAAGCAGGGGTTGAACATCCAACGGTACAAGGGTCTGGGGGAGATGAATCCGAGCCAGCTCTGGGAGACCACCATGGACCCGGAGAAACGGACCCTGCTGCGGGTCAATCTGGAAGACGTGACCGGCGTCGATGAAATTTTCACGATTTTGATGGGCGACGAAGTGGAGCCTCGGCGTCACTTCATTCAGCAACATGCACTGGAAGTCCGGAATCTGGACGTATAG
- a CDS encoding DNA polymerase III beta subunit: MKVRIGREELLTGLQRVQGVVEKRNTMPILSNILLEAKHEGAEIVATDLEIGMRGLYKATVLEAGGVTISARKLYEIIKELPNGEIELISSDNNWTTIQAGKSQFKVVGLPSSDYPALPSIEREGLTPLTGAGLLELIRKTLFAAGDNDARYILNGLLVSLTTTEKKTTLLRLVGTDGHRLAVAEREVGTTGAKQPAQDIKAIIPKKAAQEMRRLLEEGGDAEPLIGFTKNLMIFRKSGLLLTSRLMEGNYPNYQQVVPKESGKRLVIDRGLLEGALRRVSVLSKDKANAVKVSFAPGSMTLFSSNPDYGEATEELAARYEGEDLNTGFNARYLLDALSVMDGESVSLQMDTALSPCLMQEAESPGFKCVVMPIKV; this comes from the coding sequence ATGAAGGTACGTATCGGACGAGAGGAACTCTTGACGGGCCTGCAACGGGTGCAGGGGGTCGTCGAAAAACGGAATACCATGCCGATCCTCTCGAATATCCTGTTGGAAGCCAAACATGAAGGGGCCGAAATCGTCGCGACCGACTTGGAAATCGGGATGCGTGGCCTCTACAAAGCGACGGTGCTCGAGGCCGGGGGCGTGACCATTTCCGCGCGCAAGTTGTACGAAATCATCAAAGAACTGCCGAACGGGGAGATCGAACTCATTTCGAGCGACAACAACTGGACCACGATCCAAGCTGGAAAGAGCCAATTCAAGGTCGTCGGCCTCCCCAGCAGCGACTATCCTGCCCTGCCCTCCATCGAACGCGAAGGCCTGACACCGCTGACCGGAGCAGGATTGTTGGAATTGATCCGCAAGACCCTTTTTGCCGCCGGTGACAACGACGCCCGCTACATTCTGAACGGCCTGCTGGTGAGCCTGACGACGACCGAAAAGAAAACCACCCTCCTGCGTCTGGTCGGCACCGACGGCCATCGTCTGGCCGTGGCGGAGCGCGAAGTCGGGACGACCGGCGCCAAGCAGCCGGCGCAGGACATCAAGGCGATCATCCCGAAGAAAGCGGCCCAGGAAATGCGACGCCTGCTGGAAGAAGGGGGTGACGCCGAGCCGCTGATCGGGTTCACGAAGAACCTCATGATCTTCCGCAAGAGCGGCCTGCTCCTCACCTCCCGCCTGATGGAGGGGAACTACCCGAACTATCAACAGGTGGTGCCGAAGGAGAGCGGCAAACGTCTGGTCATCGATCGAGGGCTGCTGGAAGGCGCTTTACGACGGGTCTCGGTGCTTTCGAAGGACAAGGCCAATGCCGTGAAGGTGTCGTTCGCACCGGGCAGCATGACGTTGTTTTCCAGCAACCCGGATTATGGCGAAGCCACGGAAGAACTGGCGGCCCGCTACGAAGGCGAGGATCTCAATACGGGATTCAACGCGCGCTATCTCCTGGATGCCCTTAGCGTCATGGATGGGGAATCGGTTTCGCTGCAAATGGATACGGCCTTGAGTCCCTGCCTGATGCAGGAGGCCGAGAGTCCGGGATTCAAATGTGTCGTGATGCCGATCAAGGTCTAG
- a CDS encoding Chromosomal replication initiator protein DnaA, which translates to MWNDVLTYIQEKVPKQVYETWFTPIVLDHTEGTTAYLGVPNKFFGDWLGEHYRDLLAEAVSAAQGGRPMDVSFVITNRPHSPPQDGTVPDLSGRGFVPARSKRGVQLNPKYTFKSFVVGAGNQFAHAACMAVAEQPAKAYNPLFLYGGVGLGKTHLLNAIGNYLAERSELRIAYLTTEQFTNEVINSIRYDKMIDLRKRYRNVDMLMIDDIQFLAGKERTQEEFFHTFNTLYEAHKQIVLSSDRFPKDMPDIEERLRSRFEWGLIADLQPPDVETRIAILRKKSEDERIALPEDVIHFLATTMKNNIRELEGSLVRLGAYSSLTGQVITLEMAKNVLRDLIGDKKKIVSIEDIQEAVGTKYHLKIGDLKSRRRSKTLVHPRQIAMYLCRELTEASFPEIGRQFGGKDHTTIIHACRQIAKAKEIDSTLQTTLEGLKEQILRA; encoded by the coding sequence ATGTGGAATGACGTCTTAACCTATATTCAGGAAAAGGTGCCGAAACAGGTCTATGAAACGTGGTTCACTCCGATCGTGCTGGATCACACTGAAGGAACGACGGCCTATTTAGGAGTTCCGAACAAGTTTTTCGGCGATTGGCTGGGAGAGCACTATCGCGATCTCTTGGCGGAAGCGGTTTCGGCTGCCCAAGGTGGCAGGCCCATGGACGTTTCTTTCGTGATCACCAACAGACCCCACTCACCGCCTCAGGATGGTACGGTGCCGGATCTGAGCGGACGCGGCTTCGTCCCTGCCCGGTCGAAGCGCGGCGTGCAATTGAACCCGAAATATACCTTCAAGAGTTTCGTAGTCGGGGCTGGAAACCAGTTCGCCCATGCCGCCTGCATGGCGGTGGCTGAGCAACCGGCGAAAGCCTACAACCCCCTGTTTCTCTACGGCGGTGTCGGGCTGGGAAAAACACATCTGCTCAATGCGATCGGCAATTATCTCGCCGAACGAAGCGAGCTGCGCATCGCGTACCTCACCACGGAACAGTTCACGAACGAGGTCATCAATTCGATTCGATACGACAAGATGATCGACCTGCGGAAACGGTATCGTAACGTCGATATGTTGATGATCGACGACATTCAATTTTTGGCCGGCAAGGAGCGCACGCAGGAAGAATTCTTTCACACCTTCAATACGCTCTACGAAGCCCATAAGCAGATCGTTTTGTCCAGCGACCGCTTTCCCAAGGACATGCCGGATATCGAGGAACGGCTCCGATCGCGGTTCGAATGGGGCCTGATCGCCGACCTGCAGCCTCCGGACGTGGAAACACGCATCGCCATCCTTCGCAAGAAATCCGAGGATGAACGGATCGCCCTGCCGGAAGACGTGATCCACTTCCTGGCGACCACGATGAAAAACAACATCCGCGAGTTGGAAGGCTCGCTGGTGCGTCTCGGGGCCTATTCGTCGTTGACCGGGCAAGTCATCACGCTCGAGATGGCGAAGAATGTGCTGCGGGATCTCATCGGCGACAAGAAGAAGATCGTCTCGATCGAGGACATTCAGGAAGCGGTGGGCACGAAATACCATCTGAAGATCGGGGATTTGAAATCGCGCCGACGGAGTAAAACACTCGTCCATCCGCGCCAGATCGCCATGTATCTCTGCCGCGAACTCACCGAGGCTTCGTTTCCGGAGATCGGGCGTCAGTTCGGCGGCAAAGACCATACGACGATCATTCACGCTTGTCGCCAGATCGCGAAGGCCAAAGAAATCGACAGCACCTTGCAGACCACGCTGGAAGGTCTGAAAGAACAGATCTTGAGGGCGTAA
- a CDS encoding Histidyl-tRNA synthetase — MIKAIKGVKDLLPEDIPRWRLIEETARRWALCYGFQEIRVPIFETTTLFARSIGATTDIVEKEMYTFADRDGTSLTLRPEGTAGTVRAFIEHNRAADPKPQKYCYLGPMFRHERPQAGRLRQFHQFGVESFGMSDPRADVEVMALLWRLLSELTLPGLTLEINNLGFADDRARYKPVLVAFLKGVEDRLCDNCRRRIETNPLRVLDCKVPDCRSATDQAPLLADSLSPEARGHFDRVTAGLQALGIPFHVNHRLVRGLDYYCLTAFEVTCAHLGAQNAVGAGGRYDGLVEQLGGAAVPAVGFAVGLERIALMLPQDVSLQTVPRVYVAAFGTQAVTAGFTLLDELRRQGVPADMDFRAASLKAHLRQADRLGALYAVLLGDDEVVKGITTVRNMQTKEQEELAISDLSSTLRTRLIGA, encoded by the coding sequence ATGATTAAAGCCATTAAAGGCGTCAAGGATCTCCTACCGGAAGACATTCCTCGCTGGCGACTGATCGAGGAAACCGCCAGGCGGTGGGCGCTCTGTTACGGGTTTCAAGAAATCCGCGTGCCGATTTTTGAAACGACGACGCTGTTTGCGCGCAGCATCGGTGCGACCACCGATATCGTCGAGAAAGAGATGTACACCTTTGCCGATCGCGACGGCACCTCCCTGACCCTGCGTCCTGAGGGCACCGCCGGCACAGTTCGCGCCTTCATCGAACATAACCGGGCAGCCGATCCGAAGCCGCAGAAGTATTGTTACCTCGGCCCCATGTTCCGGCACGAACGCCCCCAGGCAGGACGGCTGCGGCAGTTTCATCAGTTCGGCGTCGAATCGTTCGGTATGTCCGACCCCCGCGCCGACGTCGAGGTGATGGCGCTCCTGTGGCGTCTGCTTTCCGAGTTGACGCTGCCGGGGTTGACGCTGGAAATCAACAACCTCGGGTTTGCCGACGATCGAGCCCGTTACAAACCCGTTCTGGTGGCCTTCTTGAAGGGCGTCGAAGACCGGCTCTGCGACAATTGCCGGCGGCGGATCGAAACGAATCCCCTGCGCGTGCTCGACTGCAAGGTTCCCGACTGTCGGTCTGCCACCGACCAGGCTCCTCTCTTAGCCGATTCGCTCTCGCCGGAGGCCCGTGGTCACTTCGATCGGGTCACGGCCGGCTTGCAGGCTCTGGGCATTCCCTTTCATGTGAACCACCGGCTTGTCCGTGGCCTCGACTACTATTGCCTCACCGCCTTCGAAGTCACCTGTGCTCACTTAGGTGCTCAGAATGCGGTCGGTGCCGGGGGGCGTTATGACGGTCTGGTGGAACAGCTCGGAGGAGCCGCCGTCCCGGCCGTCGGGTTTGCCGTCGGCCTTGAGCGCATTGCACTCATGTTGCCGCAGGACGTTTCGTTGCAGACGGTCCCACGAGTCTATGTCGCGGCATTCGGTACCCAGGCAGTTACAGCCGGATTCACTCTGCTCGACGAACTCCGTCGCCAAGGAGTTCCGGCCGATATGGATTTTCGTGCCGCTTCACTCAAGGCCCATCTCCGACAGGCCGACCGGCTCGGGGCCCTCTACGCGGTGCTCTTAGGTGACGATGAGGTCGTCAAAGGCATCACAACCGTCCGAAACATGCAGACGAAAGAGCAGGAAGAACTGGCAATCTCTGACCTTTCCTCCACACTCCGCACCCGTCTCATCGGCGCATAA
- a CDS encoding thymidylate synthase ThyX, with amino-acid sequence MMTTQGRRVIALAPMPPEKSAYALARYSRSPDSIEESIKWVHTHSSEKFWEQFYFDYGHGSIADLGHVIICFEQISELAAIRLEDEPLWDGQAKSSRYQNFASSNWFVPDAIRGQETEASYLGILRGLSTVYRTLHEPLTRYLTEREPRPESMTPAAYQRAITARAFDVTRYLLPLAAQTNVGQVVSIRTLEKQITRFLSSQLPELRLVGEELQEACRKAPVNLWGELSGQAAGLGEPMAPTLARYAKPSAYQAEVYSDLARYAKEVLKGTGLDQPSIWGAAEPVDLIEPHDPLDEVVATLLYRAAQAPYRKLLALVRDMTEKQKQDTIEVALQKRGPYDELIKEFRSGYAFIFDVVMDIGGWRDMHRHRRCQQVQQNFTTVHGFETPPVLTEAGLEHEYREAMGHVKSDIEQLRKSSQEAALYAIPFGFSVRCLFKMDYAEAEYIAKLRSGVKGHWSYRTIAWLMKQKLTERYPILGARMQATPPDVQDALTR; translated from the coding sequence ATGATGACCACTCAAGGCCGCCGCGTGATCGCCCTTGCTCCGATGCCGCCGGAGAAGTCCGCCTATGCGCTGGCGCGCTACAGTCGGTCCCCGGATTCCATCGAAGAGAGCATCAAATGGGTCCATACCCATTCGTCCGAAAAATTCTGGGAACAGTTTTATTTCGACTACGGCCATGGCTCGATCGCGGACTTGGGTCATGTGATCATCTGCTTCGAGCAAATTTCTGAACTCGCCGCGATCCGGTTGGAAGATGAGCCCCTCTGGGACGGGCAGGCCAAATCAAGCCGGTATCAGAATTTTGCCTCAAGCAATTGGTTTGTGCCGGATGCGATTCGCGGGCAGGAGACGGAAGCGTCCTATCTCGGTATTCTCCGGGGTCTCTCAACCGTGTACCGGACCCTGCATGAGCCCCTGACTCGGTACCTCACCGAGCGGGAACCCAGACCCGAGAGCATGACCCCCGCAGCCTATCAGCGGGCGATTACCGCGCGCGCGTTCGACGTGACGCGGTATTTGCTGCCCCTGGCCGCGCAGACGAACGTCGGACAAGTGGTCAGCATTCGTACGCTCGAGAAACAGATCACTCGGTTCCTCTCTTCGCAGCTGCCGGAACTTCGCCTGGTTGGGGAAGAGCTACAGGAGGCCTGTCGCAAGGCACCGGTCAATCTCTGGGGTGAATTGTCCGGACAGGCGGCCGGGTTGGGGGAGCCGATGGCCCCGACACTGGCGCGTTACGCCAAACCCAGTGCCTACCAGGCGGAGGTCTATAGCGACCTTGCGCGGTATGCCAAAGAGGTGCTGAAGGGGACCGGCTTGGATCAGCCCTCAATCTGGGGCGCAGCGGAGCCGGTGGATTTGATCGAACCGCACGATCCGCTCGACGAAGTCGTGGCCACGCTGCTCTACCGCGCGGCACAGGCACCCTATCGCAAGCTCCTGGCGCTGGTGCGCGACATGACCGAGAAACAGAAACAGGACACCATCGAAGTCGCCTTGCAGAAGCGCGGGCCTTACGACGAGTTGATCAAGGAGTTCCGCAGCGGCTACGCCTTCATCTTCGACGTGGTGATGGACATCGGCGGGTGGCGCGACATGCATCGGCACAGGCGTTGTCAGCAGGTGCAACAGAACTTCACGACCGTCCATGGATTCGAGACACCACCCGTCCTGACGGAGGCGGGACTCGAACATGAATACCGGGAAGCCATGGGGCATGTGAAATCGGACATCGAACAGTTGCGCAAATCGAGTCAGGAAGCGGCCCTCTATGCGATTCCCTTTGGGTTTTCAGTACGCTGCCTCTTCAAAATGGACTATGCAGAAGCGGAGTACATCGCGAAGTTGCGTTCCGGCGTGAAGGGGCATTGGTCCTATCGCACCATCGCATGGCTCATGAAACAGAAACTGACCGAACGGTATCCTATCCTCGGGGCGCGCATGCAGGCGACTCCGCCGGACGTTCAGGATGCCCTGACACGCTGA